GATCGGCCGGGCGTTCAGAATCCGGGCTGAAAGGTGCCGAATGAACCGAACACGCGATGAGTTCGCGGGTGCGGGCTCACGAACCCGCAACAGCCCACTCACCCGGGCGGAGGTCCTGGCGGCCGCGCTCGAGATCATCGATGACGGCGGTGTGGATCGGTTGTCCATGCGCCGTCTCGGCCGAGCGCTCGGCTGCGATCCGATGGCGCTCTACCGGCAAGCCGCCAGCAAATCCGCCGTGCTCGATGGGGTCGTCGAGGTCATGCTGGGCCAGCTCACCGTCGACATCTCCGATCCGGACTGGCGACATCAACTGCGGCTGATCGCGCGAGACTTCCGCCGCATCGCGGTCGGCCACCCGAATGCGGTGCCGTTGTTGGTTACTCATCCACTGGCCACACCACTCGGTTTGCGCCCGCTCGGCACCCTGCGACCGCTGGAACGCATCCTGAGCCTGCTCACCAAGGCCGACTTCACCGGAGCCGATGCCCTGCACATCTACCGGGCCCTGTTCGGATTCCTCTACGGCCATGTCCTCACCGAACTGCAGGAGATCGTCGAACATCCCGAGGAGTCGACCGATCTGCTGCGCTTGGGCCTGTACCGCCTGCCGATCGGCGAGTTCCCGCTGCTCCGCGGTCTCGCCTCCGATCTGGCCGACTACGACGGCGTCGGAGAGCTCGAGCGCGGCCTCGATATCCTGCTCACCGGCCTCGCCATCACCACGCCACCGGCATCGAAGACCTGACCGGATTCCGGTCTCGAGCTTCCAGGCGAGTAAGCATGCGCCACAATACAATTCGATCGGCTCGCTGGCCGCAGCGGTAGCGCAACCGATTCGTAACAGTAGGCTCACCCGAATTCGCTGGCCTACGGCGTGGACATCCGTCGCTGACACCCAAGCCAACACCCACCGGATCGCACCCCGAGCCCTCAGTCGACCACGACGATCTCGCGGACTGCCGCGAGCAACAGCTGCCGCCGAGGCCATCGCGGACCTCGAGCCGCGGCGCTGTCCGTGACGAAGCATTCCCAATCCAATTGGGCGGCGAACTCGTCGAAATAGAGCTTTGCCACGACGCGCGCCGCCTCACCGTGCCGGAACTCCTGCGGATCTGCCTCTGCGTCGACGGCGAGACCCAGGTCGATAACGAAAGTATGCGTGCTCCCGTCCGCGTCGATCTGTCCGACCTCACCTCCCACGATCGATCGGCCACCCCCGTCTCGGCCGCCGGGTCCGGCCGCCAACGGTACAAACGCTACGAGCAACCGGCCCGGCACCCCGGGGCGGCAACGATAGTTGCCGGTGATCCGCATCAGGTACGGGGTGACCAACTTCGCCCGCGAGTGGACGGTGACCTTTGCCCGGCTCACAACACCTGCACGAGCACTGAGAAGATCTTCGGACATGAGATCCCCTTGAAGAAGTTGCACGACTGTGCGACAAATGCTTTCGGTTCAGCCCATCACATACATCCATGTATGGGATCTGATCGACCTCCGCACACTCGGGACATTCCGACCGACCGCACCGATGCGGTGGGGGTGAGGCCCGGCACACGATCGAGCGTACCCGCTCCCAGCGACGCCGGACTTCGTTGCGGGATGTTCGTACCGAACCAATTCCGCACCTCGACAGGGATATTCGTGTTCGCGCACAACACCGGTCCGCCCGATAGCAGACGCCACTGCAAGGGGTGTCTACGGCGTAGAGTTACGTTGTAGAGCCCAGGAGAGAGGCGATCATGACGTCACGACCCAGCCGAACCAGCCCGAGCCGACAGGCAGCACCGTCCCATCGGTTGCGGCTCGAACTCAATCCCGGCGGCGCCGGGTCCCTCGACGGGCTCTGGTGGCCACGCAGCCGCGACCTCGCCGACGAGCTTCCCGATTTGCTCGCGACGCTCCTGCCCCGGCTCGGGCCCATCCACCGCGTGATCTATCACCTCGACGAATGGAGCTCCGCGGCAAGAAAACTAGAGTTCGGCGGACGACAGATACGACTCGACGGCTACCGGCGCCTACCCGCCCGAACCCTCGAGGTCCTCGCGGTCAGTGCCGGCACCCGGCTGACACTCCAGATCCTCGCACCGCTCGCCGACTTCGACATGACCGCCGCGCAGCAGCGTTGGGATTCCGAAGGCGGAGCGGCAGCGTACGACCAAGCGAGGACCAGCGTCCGGAACCAAGCAGTGTCGTCAGATATCCCACATGCCTCTACGTCGAAAGCAGGCAATTGCCCATGATCGCCTCGAGAGACATCCTCCGGCTGCGCGGTCGAGGCCGATCCAGCGTCTTCGGCGGTGCCAACGACACGATCGTGCTGCGTGTCATCGCCGTGGCCACCGATCGCCACACCGCCACCCTGATGGAAGTGGGCACACGACGATGACCGACGACTGGCGCGGATCCCCGGTCGCCGACCCGGTGTCGAGCCGGACGCAGCCCTTCCCGATTCCGACCCGAACGCCCCGGCTGCTACTGCGGGGATCCGGCACCCGATCCGGAGACGTCGACGGCGCCTGGTGGCCATGGACCACCAACCTCACCGCCGAACTACACGATCTCATCAGCGCCCTCACCCCCCGCCTGGGTTCGATAGCGCGAATCGGATTCGATTGGAACACAAAGAGTCTCGACCAGCGCCGCATCGACCACGACGACGGTGTGGAGCTGCACGGGCCCGGCATCGACCAACCACCGGACCTCATGCGACTGACCGGGACGGACGGCGGCAGTCTGACACTGCTGGTCATCCCGTTCGACACACCAATCCAGCAAGCCGACGATCAGATGCGGCGGGCCGCGCGGCGCTGATCATCGCTGGCTCGAATCGCTGTCTGCCACACCGACAGCGACGGGTCGATTTCAGGCCCTGGCCGCCGACCAGGGCAGCTGGGCGGCGACCGTGCGCAGCGCGCGCCACCCGGTGTGGAAGTCGACTGAAGATCCGTTGCGCCCGTGGCGATTACGGTCCGGTGCGCAGTCGGGTGAGACGGCGGTCGGGACGTTGTCCGGAAGGGCGAGGCTGTTGATGATGCGCAAGGTCTGCAAGTATTGACGTAGAAGGGGACCGGTGGTGTACGGGATGTCGTATTCGCCGCACAGCGCCCGAACTCGTACCGCGATTTCGGCATAGCGGTTACTGGGCAGGTCGGGGAACAGGTGATGTTCGATCTGATAGCAGAGGTTGCCGCTGACAAAGGCCAGCACCTGCCCGGCGTCGAAGTTCGCGGTGCCGAGCATCTGCCGCAGATACCAGTCGGCTCTGGTCTCCTGCTCCAGCGCCGCGGGCGTGAATTTCTCCGCGCCGTCGGGGAAGTGGCCGCAGAAGATCACCAGGTACGCCCAGAGGTTGCGTGCCGTATTGGCCATCAGATTCGCGGCGAGGGTGCGGCGCCAGCGCCGTCCGCTCAGGCTCGGGACGAGGACATAGTCCTTGCCCGCCTGTCGAGCGATCTTGCGGATCAGCGCCCTGGTCTCGACGGTCCGCGCGGCCGGGGTCTCGGCACGATCGCGCTCGGAGTAGAGATCGTGCAGGGCGATGCCCCATTCGAAAGTGGCCGCCAGCAACAGATTCTGCAGCGGTTGCAGCAGGAAGCGCCGCCGCCACGGCTGGTCGGTGGTCACCCGCAGGACTCCGAAGCCGATGTCGTCGTCCAGGCCGAGCACGTTCGTGTACATGTGATGGCGGAAGTTGTGCGAGTACCGCCATTGCGAGGACAGCCCCGCCATGTCCCATTCCCAGGTGCTGGAACGAATTTCGGGATCGTTCATCCAATCCCACTGACCGTGGCCGACATTGTGGCCGATCTCCATGTTCTCGATGCTCTTGGCGGTCGCCAACCCGGCGATGCCGAGCATCCAGCCGAGCCTGCCCCGGCTGACGGCGATCGTCAGTCGTGACACGGCGTCGAGCGTGCGTTGAAATGCGATGGTGCGCCGGATATATCGCGCATCCCGCGCTCCGCGCCGCTCCTCGACATCGCGGCGGATCTCGTCGAGCTCACGCCCGAGCGATTCGACCTCGGCGGGACCCAGATGCGCGTATACGGCGACGTCGGTGATTGCCATGCTTGTCCATCCCCGCATTCCCGCGCACACGGCTGCGGAGCCTGCCTTCGAATACCCGAACCGGCAATCCTCAGCCTATGCCGGGAAACCCTGTATGTCTACAGCGTAGCGTTACGGCGTAGACCCAGGCGGAGTCGAATCGTGCCCGCGTGAGAGCGCCCCGGCGAGGCCGGTCAGCAGGATATCCAGGCCGCGATCCAGTTCGGCCGCGCCGTCGTAGTCCGCCAGCGCCGGCGCGAGTCCGCGCAGCAGCGGGAACTGTCCGAGGGGCAGCCGGTACAGGCCCAGCCGCAGCAGATCGTCGGTCTCCTCGGGATTCTCCACGATCTCCTGCAGTTCATTGAGCACATGCCCGTACATGAATCCGAACAGGGCTCGATAGATGTGCAACGCATCGGGTCCGGCGAATCCGGCGCGGGTCAGCAGCGCGAGGATGTCCTCGAGCGGCCGCAGCACCGCCTGCGGGCGCAAACCCAGCGGCGTTGCCAGCGGCCGAGTCACCAGCAGCGGCACCACCCGGGGATGATCCAGCGCGAGCTGCCGGAAATCGCTTGCCACCGAACGCAATTGAGACATCCAATCCGGGTCCGTGGCATCCACCGACAGCTGCGCGAAGACAACTTCGGCCACGCCGTCCAGCACCGCCGCCTTGTTCGGCACATGCCGGTAGATCACCATCGGATCCCGCCGCACCGCCTCGGCCAGTCGCCGCATCGACAGCCCGTCCACACCATCCTGATCGACGATCTGCAGGGCCGCCGCCAACACCGCCGCTCGCGTAATCGGACCCTCACCCCGCCCGGCACCGGCGAGGCCGCCGTCGATGGAGCCGGATCGGGTGCGGCGGGTCGGCTTGTCAGCCATATCGGATGCCTCCTCCTGCAGAAGAACTCACAGTACCCGATCTCGTAGACCTACATGGTTGACACCCTCGTCAGGACTCGAGGTCGATGTGAGTCGCTCGGACCTAGCACAGGCCGCGGAAGACCGGCGAGTGCGACGCGAACCTTGCCCGAAGCGGGTGCCGGAGCCGATCTGGCTGATCGCTACCCAGGGGCATTGACCGGGCCCCGACCCTAAACCCATCGTCGCCCTCCCATTTGGTCGTAGGCTTGTCGTACCGATTCACCGGAACCGTGCAGCAGGAATGCGACGCGATGAGCGATCTCAACTGGAGCGCGAGCAATACGGTGATCGTCGCCGCGCTGACCACGTCCAACGGTGACCACGAGCTGCGCTGGGAGCACGCGGTGCGCTATCTGCCCAGCGTCGATACACCAGCAATCCACGCATGGCTGGACACTCACCACGTTCTCGAGGTCATCGTCGTTCCCTACCTGCGGTGTCCGCCTTCGGTGCTCACCGCACCGCATCGGGCAATCTGTGTCCCGCCAAGCGAATACGCACTCTTCACCGCGGCACTGTCCACCGCTCTGGCCGAGCGGTCACCGTGGCGTTCCAGCGCCGCCGAGATCGCGGCTGCCGCCGATCCCTAAGGAGTTCGAATACGCCATGTCCCGCGCGCCGATCCAGTGGGAGCGAGCCCAGCAGGAAACGTGCACGATCGTCTCGCCCCGCGGCCTTCTCGACGCCCGCTCCTACCGCCGATTCGCAGACGACCTGCTGAAGTTCGCCACCGCAGAGGACGAGCCACACGCACTCATCGTCATCGTCGACGGCCTGCGTATCGGGACCGAAGCGGTGCTGACCGTCTTCACCAGGGTTGCCGACCGCCTCCAGGACTGGCCCGGCATCCCCCTGCTACTCGTCGCCGACGACAACACAGTCCACCAATGCCTTACACGCCGCGCGCTCGGCAATTTCGTGCGTATTCATTCCTCGCTCCGTGAAGCACTCGACGCCGTCGACGCCCCTCCCCCGCGTCGCTGCGCCTGCCTCCATCTGGCGCCCGGAGCCGACTGCCCGCAACGCGCACGCCGGTTCGTCGACGATGTCTGCGAGCACTGGGACATCGTCGGGCTCCGCCCGACCGCCCGGCTGGTAACGCTGGAACTGGTCGAGAACGCCTTCCTACACGCCCGCGTCGACGGCGATATCGGCCTGCGCCTGGAACTTCGCGACAGCAGGCTCACCATCGCCGTCAGCGACCCCGACCCGCACATGGCCATCCCCTGCGACCCCGATCCGCAGCGCCGACGGTTCTACGGCCTGCACATCGTCACCCGCCTGACCAGCACCTGGGGCTGCACACCCCAATGGCTCGGCGGGAAAGTCGTATGGGCCACCCTCACCCTCGACCAGCGCGCAACCGGATAACCACGCCACACCGGCAACGCCGGACGAGAACCCGACCAAGACCACCGGGGCATACTGGACCTTTCCGAGTAGCGGCGTGTCGTGGTCAGGTGGTTCGTCGGTATTCGCGATGCAGCAACACCAGAGCAGCCGCGACGATGGGGCCGATACGCCAGGGACACAGGCTGACTCGCCGCAACGCCTTGAAGGTCGTCTTCAGCAGGGAGTTTCCGCGTTCCCCGACGGCGCGTTTGCCGTTGTGAGCCTTGTTCGCCTGGACTCTCCGAACCTGACGAAGGCATGATCGCCCTCACGCTACCGGAGATCCGCCGCCTGCTCATCGCCTTCGTCCTCACCCGCCAACACCCCGCCGACCACACCTGGGCCTGGTCACGCTGGCGACGCCGCCGACAACACCAAGCCCGACTCTCCCACTACCGACGCCGCGGCCACCCACTCACCTGACACCGAGTGTCGTTGCAGTACTAGCGGCGCGGGGGAATCGGGGTCGGGCGTGAAATCAGCTCGGCGCGGCCGAGATTCAGCCCGCGGCGGTGATATTTCGGCGGCCTCGCGTGCCGTAGAGCTCCCGGGCGGCGGCCGGGCTCACCGTCTCGAGCCTGGTGGGCAGCTCCCGCTTCAGATGCTGTTGCAGGATCTGTCCCGCCATCGGCGCGATCAGCGGCGCGGCCAGGATCAGGCCCTTCTTGTCGAACAGCGTGAACAGCCACACCAGCACGCGGCCAATGGGTTTCACCAGGAAGTCGACGATCGCGGGCCGATCGAAACCGCCGAGCTTGCGCATCCACCGGGGCAGCGTGGCGATGGAGGCCAGCGACAGCAGGCGCGCGCCGAGAGCGTAGGTCCAGCCCGCGCCGTTGCGCGGCGAGGTGAACAGCATCTGATGCATGCCCTCGTTGGCGCGTTCCGAAGTGCACAGGCGCGCACGGACATTCGCGTAGTAGTCGCGAATGCCCTCGCGGGTGACGGGCACGTCCTCGGGCTTGCAGGTCTGCAGTTCGGCCGCGATCCGGCACTCCTGCCAGTAACGGGCCTCCTCCTCGGGAGTCAGCCCGGGACCGAACTCCTCGTAGGCCTTGAGCACCGACTGCCAGCCGGTGATGTGAATCCACAGCTGGGTCTCGGGGGCGTTGGGGCTGTAGCGCTTGCCCGTGATGGGCTCGATGCCCGAACTCTTGGCGTGAATGTCCATCAGGTGTTCCGACGCCTGAATGGCGGTGCGGGAGTCGCCGATCGCCACGATCAGGAAGTAGGCGAAGGTGGCATCCAGCCGGCCGCGCGGATCGGCGTAGATCTTGCCCGTGTCGGCGACCGAGGCGGTCAGGAACGGATCGAAGAACTCGAGGGCGACCGCGCGCTGGAAGCCGATCACGGCGGTGGGCGCGGTCCAGACCTTCCAGCTCGGCGAGTCCGGGCCGAAGAAGCCGTAGTCCTCACGGCGGAGAGTGGTCGGATCGAAGGTCACTGGGGCTCCTCTGCGGGCTCGATCCCATGCAATATAACGCCACCGTAGCAATTACTGGCGCTCAATACAACGGTCGCGTAGCTTTAACCCGTACAAGCGCGTGACCTCGGGAACCGGGATGACAGAATGGGGCCGGTGAAGGTGGAACGGCAGTGAGCGAAACCCGTGCGACGGCAGCGCGCCCGCGCAGACGCTATGCGCCCCGGCTGCCCCCGGAAGAGCGGCGCGCCCAACTGCTCGACGCCGCCTTCGCGGTGCTCGAGCGGGCCGAACTGCACGAACTGAGCATGGAGGCCGTCGCCGCCGAGGCGGGCGTCGGCAAACCGGTGCTCTACACCGTGTTCAAGACCCGCGCCGAACTCGTCGCCGCCCTGCTCGAACGCGAGCGCGAGCGCGCCCTCGACCAGGTCGCCGACACCCTGCCCACCGATCTGCTCGGCGCGGACCCGGTGGTGGCGGCCTCCGCGACGGTCGAGGCGTTCGTCGATGTGGCACTGCGCAATCCGACCCGCTGGCGGCTGCTGCTGGCCGGTCCCGGCAACGCGCCCGACGAGTATCGCGAGGCGATTCGCAGTTCCCGCGCGGGCATCTTCGATCAGGCCGAGGCGCTGGTGCGCATGGGGCTGATCGCCGATCCGCGCTGGGCCGGAATGGATTCCGGTCTGCTGACGAATTCGCTGCTGACCATTGCGGAGATGCTCGGGCGCTTGGCGGTCAGCGACCCGGAGGGCTATCCGCGCGAGCGCATCGAGGGTTTCGTGCAGGCCATCGTGCGGCTGCTGGTCGGCGGCGCGAGCTGAGTCGGCGGCGGCGAACGCTCAGCGCGCGTCCGCGCCCAGCTGCCGCGCGACGCGCGCGCCCATGAGCGTGGAGATCCCGGCCGGGGTCTGCGGGTCGTAGCCGGTCAGCTCCGCGATGCGGGTGAGCCGATAGGTCACCGTATTGCGATGCACGGAAAGCTCACGGGCGGTGGCGTTCTGGTTGAAGTCCTGCAGGATGAACACCTCCAGGGTCTCGGCCAGCATCGGCTGCCCGTCGAGCGGATCGAGCACCCGCGCAAGACCCGCGACCGCACCCGAGGTGGCGATGGCGTAGTCGAAGACCATCTCCTCGCGCCGGCAGATCATCCCCGGCCGCCGCAGCGCGCGCCCGGTCTCGGCCAGCACCCGCGCCTCGGCGAACGCGGCGGGCAGCCGATCCCGGGTGGGCGCGGCCGAAACGCCCACCCACAGCGCGGTTTTCGCGGTGGCGGCCTTGGGGCGCAGAATGTCGGCGAGGCTGTCGATGGCGGCGCGCTCGTCGGCGGCGGCGCGCAGCGGCAGCAGGGTGGTCCAGCCGCCGCTGTCGCGGTAGAGGAAGCTGCCCGCGATGCCGGCCAGTCGCCGCCGCAGTTCGGTCAGGATGCCCGGCGGGGCGTCGCCGAGCCGAATGACCGCCACCACATAGGAATCCACCAGGGTGATCGCCGCGTCCTCGGCCCACTCGTAGGGGTCGCCGCCGGTCAGCAGCGCCTCCGCGATCGCCCGATGCTGTTCGATGCGGTCGTAGCGGGACTGCCGCACATCCTCCACGCAGGCGTCGGCGATGCGGCTGGTCAGCAGCGCCACGTACTGGGCCAGCCGGAACGCGCTCAGTGCCGCGACCGCCGCCTCTTCCGCGGTGGGGGTGCCGATCACGTGGGTCCAGATGAAGGTGAGTCCCACCCGATAGTTGGTGAGCGCCTCGGCCATCGGCATGCCGTCGCGGGTGAGCGAGACCGCGCGCGCGATCAGCGGATCGGTCTCGGTCTCGCCGGGTTCCTCGCCGGTGCGCAGGAATCGGAAGAACAGTTCGATATTGAGCTGCGCGGCCGGCAGGAAGTCCGCGTCCATCATGGACGTCGGCAACGCGTCGTAGGGTGGCGCACCGGCCGCGAAGTTCGCGATCAGCACCACCGCCCGCTCGTGCCAGGCCTCGATGAACTTGTCGGCCTCCGCCATGAGACCTCCCGTCGTCGGCGTCAGGGAGACGATAGCGAAGCCGGTGTCCGGTTCGTCCGCTGCGACGCGCGCGTGGTCGCCGAACTCGCTTCGGGGGTGCGGGGACGGGACTACCATGCCCGCATGACGGTTGGCACTGCCCTGCCCACACCCGATGCGCTCTTCGATCTCGACGTCTGGCTCCACCGCTGGCCCGCGAGCGTGTACGCCACCGAATTGCATTACGGCGTACTGGTTTTCACCGGCTTCGATGGTTTCGACGAGCGGGACGCGGAGACCGCCCGGCGCACCTATCCGGGACGGCGCATCCTCATCGACGACACCGGCAAGCTCCAGGTGCATCCGGCGGGCGACGGCCCGCCGCGCTCCATTTTCGATCCCGCGCATCCGCTGCGCACCGCACCGCCCGGCGCGCACTGACGGCCACCCTCGATCGGCGCCGGCGGCGCGCAACCGCCCGGCGCTGATCGTGGCGGCCGGTGCCTCCCCGCCGGGAAAGTGACTCTTGCCACACGCCGGTACACGCGCGTACCGTCCGAGTGGTACGCAGAGGTACCAGGCTGGGAGATGCCGCATGATCACAGTGACCCCCACGTCCACGGCGACACTGCCCGACGGACCCACCACGCCCGCCTTCGTTCAGGGCCTCGAGATTCTGGCCGGACGCACCCGGGCCTGGCGGCGACTGCACGCGCGTTACGGCTCGGCGTTCGTGGTGGCGATGCCGCGCCTCGGGCCGACGCTGGTGCTGTCGGACCCGGCCGAGGTGAAGGCGCTGTTCACCACGCACACCGATCTGGTCGACAATATCGACGTCAATCTCGGCCAATTCCTCGGTCCGGGTTCGCTTTTCGCGCTGCGCGGCGAGGAGCACCGCAAGGAGCGCAAGCTGCTGACCCCGCCGTTCCACGGGCGGCGGCTGGCGGTGTACGAGGCGCTGATCGAGGAGGAGGCCGTGCGCGAGATGGCCGGCTGGCCGTCGGGGCGCGAGTTCGCGACCATGGACTCGATGATGCGGATCACCCTCAACGTGATCCTGCGCGCGGTCTTCGGGGCCGAGGGCGCCGAATTCGACCAGCTACGGGTGCTGCTGCCGAAATTGGTGCTGGTCGGGTCCGCGCTGGCGGCACTGCCGGTGCCGCGCAAGCTGTTCGGGCGCTTCGGGCCGTGGGCGCGCTTCGCCGCGCACCGCGCCGACTACGACCGCATCGTGCTGCGCTTGATCGAGCGCGCGGCCGCCGACCCGAACCTGGGAGACCGCGACGACGTGCTCGCCATGCTGTTGCAGGCCCGCTACGACGACGGCTCGGCCATGACGCATCAGGAGATCGCCGACGAACTGCTCACCCTGCTCACCGCCGGGCACGAGACTACCGCCACCTCGCTGGCCTGGACCGTCGAACGGCTGCGGCGGCACCCGCACATTCTCGAACGCCTGGTCGCCGAGACCGACGCCGGCGGCTCCGCGCTGCGCGAGGCGGTGCTGCTCGAGACGCAGCGGGTGCGGCCGGTCATCGACGCCACCGCGCGCAAGGTGCGCGCCGACTCGCTGCGGCTGGGCCGCTGGACGCTGTCGCGCGGCCAGCACGTGCTGGTGAGCATCCGGCTCATGCACGACAATCCGGAATTGTTCCCCAACCCAAGGGATTTCGACCCGGATCGCTTCGTCGGCGCGCGCCCGGGGACCTTCAGCTGGATTCCGTTCGGCGGCGGCGCCCGTCGCTGCATCGGGGCGGCCTTCGCGACCATGGAGATGAATGTGGTCTTGCGCGTGCTGCTGCGGGACTTCACCCTGGAGACCACCGACGCCCCGGACGAGCGCGCCCACTTCCGCGGTGTCGCACTGGCTCCCGCGAAGAAGGGACGCGCCGTGGTCCACCGCCGCCCGCCCCGGCCGACGGTCACCGACGACAGCGCGACCGGTGTGCACGACGGCGCGACCGGTGCGCACGACGGCACGCGCGGCGAGCAGGTGACGGCATGAGCGAACAGACCGCCGAGGTCGGCCGCGGCATCACGCTGGCCTACGACCGGCAGGGCCGGGGGACCCCGCTGCTGCTGATCGCCGGACTCGGGCAGCAGAAACACGAATGGCACGACGGGCTCGTCGACCTGCTGGCCGAGCGCGGCTACGACGTGGTGCGCTTCGACAATCGCGATGTCGGCCGCTCCACGCACGCCGGATTCCGGCCGCCGGGGCCGGCGGATCTGCTCCGCAAGCGCTGGCACCCCGAACAATACGATCTCGGCGACCTGGCCCTCGACACCGTCGGACTGCTCGACGCGCTGCGGTGGCGCTCGGCGCATCTGGTCGGCATGTCGATGGGCGGGATGATCGCGCAGATCGTCGCGGCCCGCTACCCCGACCGGGTGTCGTCGCTGACCTCGATCTTCTCCACCACCGGCGCACTGCGGGTGGGCCGGCCGGCGCTGTCGACCTGGGCGCGCATGTTCGCCAAGCCCGCGACCACCCGCGCCGAGCACACCGAGGCCGCGGTCGCCATGTACCGGCATATCGGCTCGGCGGGATATCCTCTGGACGAGAACAGGATTCGCGCGACCGCCGGCATCACCTGGGATCGCGATCCGCGTCCGGCGGCCGGGGTCGGCCGGCAGCTCGCGGGAATCCTGAAGTCGGGCAATCGGACCCGGGAGGTGCGCACCATCACCGCTCCCACCCTGGTGCTGCACGGCGACCGCGATCGCATGGTCGCCCCGTCCGGCGGGCGGGTCACCGCCGCGGCGATTCCCGGCGCGCGCCTGCACACCCTGCCCGGTATGGGCCACGACCTGCCCGAGGCGCTGTGGCCCACCCTCGTCGAACTCGTCGACACCCACATCCGCACAACTGAATCCAGGAGTTCCGATGCCTCGAACCACTAGGCCGCTGTCCGGCCACCCGGTCATGATCACCGGTGCGGCCTCCGGCATCGGGCGGGGACTGGCCCAGCTGCTGTCGCGGCGGGGATCGCCCGTGGCCATCGCCGATATCGACGCCGACGGCCTGAAGCAAACGGCCGCGGGGTTGAGCGGGCCGGTGCTGACCCGGGTGCTGGATGTGGCGGACGCCGCCGATCAGCTCGCCTTCGCCGACGAGGTGCGCGCCTGGCTGCCCGCGCCGCTGGCCGCGGTGTTCAACAATGCCGGTGTCGCGGTGTCGTCCTCGGTGCTCGACGCCGTGCCCGCGGACGACGAATGGTTGCGCCGCATCAACTTCGACGGCGTGGTCAACGGGACGCGGGCGTTCCTGCCGATCCTCGTCGAGCAGAACAGCGGTGCGATCGTCAACACCTCCAGCGTGTTCGGGCTGGCGGGCATGCCGTACCAGAGTGCCTACTGCGGCGCGAAATTCGCGGTGCGCGGATTCACCGACGCGCTGCGCCAGGAGCTGCGGGGCACCGGGGTCTCGGCGGTGACCGTGCATCCGGGCGGCATCAAGACC
This sequence is a window from Nocardia yunnanensis. Protein-coding genes within it:
- a CDS encoding TetR/AcrR family transcriptional regulator, whose protein sequence is MNRTRDEFAGAGSRTRNSPLTRAEVLAAALEIIDDGGVDRLSMRRLGRALGCDPMALYRQAASKSAVLDGVVEVMLGQLTVDISDPDWRHQLRLIARDFRRIAVGHPNAVPLLVTHPLATPLGLRPLGTLRPLERILSLLTKADFTGADALHIYRALFGFLYGHVLTELQEIVEHPEESTDLLRLGLYRLPIGEFPLLRGLASDLADYDGVGELERGLDILLTGLAITTPPASKT
- a CDS encoding DUF5994 family protein, which encodes MRLELNPGGAGSLDGLWWPRSRDLADELPDLLATLLPRLGPIHRVIYHLDEWSSAARKLEFGGRQIRLDGYRRLPARTLEVLAVSAGTRLTLQILAPLADFDMTAAQQRWDSEGGAAAYDQARTSVRNQAVSSDIPHASTSKAGNCP
- a CDS encoding DUF5994 family protein gives rise to the protein MTDDWRGSPVADPVSSRTQPFPIPTRTPRLLLRGSGTRSGDVDGAWWPWTTNLTAELHDLISALTPRLGSIARIGFDWNTKSLDQRRIDHDDGVELHGPGIDQPPDLMRLTGTDGGSLTLLVIPFDTPIQQADDQMRRAARR
- a CDS encoding fatty acid desaturase family protein, producing MAITDVAVYAHLGPAEVESLGRELDEIRRDVEERRGARDARYIRRTIAFQRTLDAVSRLTIAVSRGRLGWMLGIAGLATAKSIENMEIGHNVGHGQWDWMNDPEIRSSTWEWDMAGLSSQWRYSHNFRHHMYTNVLGLDDDIGFGVLRVTTDQPWRRRFLLQPLQNLLLAATFEWGIALHDLYSERDRAETPAARTVETRALIRKIARQAGKDYVLVPSLSGRRWRRTLAANLMANTARNLWAYLVIFCGHFPDGAEKFTPAALEQETRADWYLRQMLGTANFDAGQVLAFVSGNLCYQIEHHLFPDLPSNRYAEIAVRVRALCGEYDIPYTTGPLLRQYLQTLRIINSLALPDNVPTAVSPDCAPDRNRHGRNGSSVDFHTGWRALRTVAAQLPWSAARA
- a CDS encoding TetR/AcrR family transcriptional regulator C-terminal domain-containing protein; translated protein: MADKPTRRTRSGSIDGGLAGAGRGEGPITRAAVLAAALQIVDQDGVDGLSMRRLAEAVRRDPMVIYRHVPNKAAVLDGVAEVVFAQLSVDATDPDWMSQLRSVASDFRQLALDHPRVVPLLVTRPLATPLGLRPQAVLRPLEDILALLTRAGFAGPDALHIYRALFGFMYGHVLNELQEIVENPEETDDLLRLGLYRLPLGQFPLLRGLAPALADYDGAAELDRGLDILLTGLAGALSRGHDSTPPGSTP
- a CDS encoding ATP-binding protein; the protein is MSRAPIQWERAQQETCTIVSPRGLLDARSYRRFADDLLKFATAEDEPHALIVIVDGLRIGTEAVLTVFTRVADRLQDWPGIPLLLVADDNTVHQCLTRRALGNFVRIHSSLREALDAVDAPPPRRCACLHLAPGADCPQRARRFVDDVCEHWDIVGLRPTARLVTLELVENAFLHARVDGDIGLRLELRDSRLTIAVSDPDPHMAIPCDPDPQRRRFYGLHIVTRLTSTWGCTPQWLGGKVVWATLTLDQRATG
- a CDS encoding oxygenase MpaB family protein; its protein translation is MTFDPTTLRREDYGFFGPDSPSWKVWTAPTAVIGFQRAVALEFFDPFLTASVADTGKIYADPRGRLDATFAYFLIVAIGDSRTAIQASEHLMDIHAKSSGIEPITGKRYSPNAPETQLWIHITGWQSVLKAYEEFGPGLTPEEEARYWQECRIAAELQTCKPEDVPVTREGIRDYYANVRARLCTSERANEGMHQMLFTSPRNGAGWTYALGARLLSLASIATLPRWMRKLGGFDRPAIVDFLVKPIGRVLVWLFTLFDKKGLILAAPLIAPMAGQILQQHLKRELPTRLETVSPAAARELYGTRGRRNITAAG
- a CDS encoding TetR/AcrR family transcriptional regulator, which encodes MSETRATAARPRRRYAPRLPPEERRAQLLDAAFAVLERAELHELSMEAVAAEAGVGKPVLYTVFKTRAELVAALLERERERALDQVADTLPTDLLGADPVVAASATVEAFVDVALRNPTRWRLLLAGPGNAPDEYREAIRSSRAGIFDQAEALVRMGLIADPRWAGMDSGLLTNSLLTIAEMLGRLAVSDPEGYPRERIEGFVQAIVRLLVGGAS